AAAACGGGATCGTCTAGCCAGCTGGGGTAATGGATGAGCCTTAACCAATAGAGATTGTTCTTCACAACCCCATAGGATTAGATCGTGATATATAATAGATCCTCCTCAAGAAAATCTCCTAACCTCCTCAGCTACATCATCACCTCCTCTAGATCACTAGGGATAATATTGCTTTCTGCACATGAAGCCTATTCTCAGCCTGATCCCATACAACGCTTTGAGGACCATCTATAACCTCGTCCTCCACCTCCTCACCTCTGTGGGCTGGTAGGCAGTGCATGAATATCGCGTCTCTTTTAGCCATTGACATAATCTTCTTCGTGACTTTATATGGCTCTAGATCCCTGATCCTCTTATCCCTCTCAGCCTCCCTCCCCATAGAGATCCATACATCTGTATAGATAACATCAGCATCCCTAGCTGCGATCGAAGGATCGTCTGTTACCTCTATAACAGAACCCGTTAGATCCGATAATCTATATGCTCTCTCAAGGATCTCTTTAGATGGATAATAGCCTGGGGGCGTAGCTATATATAGATTCACACCCATCATAGAGGCTACAGCTATTAAGCTATTCAGAACATTATCGCCCCCATCTCCTAAAAAGGCTATCTTTATACCTTTAAGCCTTCTCTTCTTCTCATATATTGTAAAGAAATCTGTATAAGCCTGGAGGGGATGCTCCAGATCACTTAGAGCATTTATAATAGGCACGGTAGATGCCCTAGCCATTTCAATCAAGACATTATGGGAATATACTCTGAGTGCTAGACCATCTAAATATCTGCTAAGAACCCTCGCCGTATCCTCTATACTCTCTCCTCTGCCCAGCTGTAGCTCGTTCCACCCCATATATATAGCATAGCCCCCCAGCTGTCTCATAGCAAGCTCGAGGCTAACTCTGGTTCTTGTGCTCGGCTTCTGAAATATGAGGCCGAGGCTCTTACCCTTTAAAAGAGGCACCACCCTCTCGCCAGAGTAGTATC
Above is a window of Sulfolobales archaeon DNA encoding:
- the argF gene encoding ornithine carbamoyltransferase; protein product: MVGGLRGRDIISAFDLTAEEIWRVFELSAMLKHRYYSGERVVPLLKGKSLGLIFQKPSTRTRVSLELAMRQLGGYAIYMGWNELQLGRGESIEDTARVLSRYLDGLALRVYSHNVLIEMARASTVPIINALSDLEHPLQAYTDFFTIYEKKRRLKGIKIAFLGDGGDNVLNSLIAVASMMGVNLYIATPPGYYPSKEILERAYRLSDLTGSVIEVTDDPSIAARDADVIYTDVWISMGREAERDKRIRDLEPYKVTKKIMSMAKRDAIFMHCLPAHRGEEVEDEVIDGPQSVVWDQAENRLHVQKAILSLVI